The sequence below is a genomic window from Nostoc flagelliforme CCNUN1.
ACCCTATCTTTCCCATTGGGGTTGTCTACCTGAGCGATCATGTCCATAAACAGTTCCCTAATATTGAACAGCGCATTTTTGATTTGGGAACAGTGCCACCTTTAGACTACAGTTCTGCTCTGGATCGCTGTATCGATGAATTTAAACCGACACTGCTAGTATTTTCGTGGCGGGATATTCAAATTTATGCCCCAGTTGGTGGACGCGGTGGCAACCCACTACAAAACGCCTTTGAATTTTACTACGCGAAGAATCCTCTATTGAAACTACGTGGGGGATTGGGCGGTTTGCGAATCTTCATCGCTTACTATGTAGAATTATGGCGCAATCAGGGCTTAATCAAACGCGGTTTAAAGCGTGCCCAAAAATATAATTCTAATGCCCGTGTAATTGTCGGTGGTGGTGCAGTCAGCGTATTTTATGAGCAGTTGGGTAAAAGCTTACCCCAAGGGACAATTATTTCTGTGGGTGAAGGGGAAACCCTGCTGGAAAAACTTTTAGGTGGTAGAGATTTTCGAGATGAACGCTGTTACGTTGCGGGAGAAACTCAACCACGGGAACGGCTAATTCATGAACAACCCACTCCACTAGAAAAAACAGCTTGTAACTACGACTATATCGAAAGCATCTGGCCGGAATTTAACTTTTATCTCCAAGAAGAAGACTTTTATATAGGTGTACAAACTAAGCGTGGTTGTCCTCATAACTGCTGCTATTGCGTCTACACTGTCGTTGAAGGTAAACAAGTCCGCATCAACCCAGCAGATGAAGTTGTTGCTGAGATGCGCCAATTATACGATCGCGGCATTCGCAATTTCTGGTTTACCGATGCCCAATTCATCCCAGCCAGAAAATTTATCGACGACGCCATAGAACTCTTGCAAAAAATCGTCGATTCTGGTATGACAGATATCCACTGGGCAGCATATATTAGAGCCGACAATTTGACACCCCAGTTGTGCGACTTGATGGCAAAAACCGGGATGAACTACTTTGAAATCGGCATTACCAGTGGTTCTCAAGAACTTGTACGGAAAATGCGGATGGGGTACAACCTGCGAACCGTCTTGCAAAACTGCCGCGATTTAAAAGCAGCTGGTTTCAACGATTTAGTTTCCGTCAACTACTCCTTTAACGTCATTGACGAACGTCCC
It includes:
- a CDS encoding photosystem II high light acclimation radical SAM protein, encoding MEVKTPMMENRILYVRLPCNPIFPIGVVYLSDHVHKQFPNIEQRIFDLGTVPPLDYSSALDRCIDEFKPTLLVFSWRDIQIYAPVGGRGGNPLQNAFEFYYAKNPLLKLRGGLGGLRIFIAYYVELWRNQGLIKRGLKRAQKYNSNARVIVGGGAVSVFYEQLGKSLPQGTIISVGEGETLLEKLLGGRDFRDERCYVAGETQPRERLIHEQPTPLEKTACNYDYIESIWPEFNFYLQEEDFYIGVQTKRGCPHNCCYCVYTVVEGKQVRINPADEVVAEMRQLYDRGIRNFWFTDAQFIPARKFIDDAIELLQKIVDSGMTDIHWAAYIRADNLTPQLCDLMAKTGMNYFEIGITSGSQELVRKMRMGYNLRTVLQNCRDLKAAGFNDLVSVNYSFNVIDERPETIRQTIAYHRELERIFGADKVEPAIFFIGLQPHTHLEEYAFKEGILKPGYDPMSLMPWTAKKLLWNPEPLGSFFGEVCLQAWQQNPNDFGREVMKILEEKLGCADLEAALSAPIETKDKQLAAV